A window from Nevskia ramosa DSM 11499 encodes these proteins:
- the trxA gene encoding thioredoxin TrxA: protein MSENISAVTDASFEADVLNSDVPVLVDFWAEWCGPCKMIAPVLEQIAVETKGKLKIVKLNVDENPGTPPKFAIRGIPTLILFKNGAPAATQVGAVHKAQLAAFVQPHLATA, encoded by the coding sequence ATGAGCGAAAACATTTCGGCTGTCACCGACGCCAGCTTTGAAGCCGACGTGCTGAACAGCGACGTGCCGGTTTTGGTCGATTTCTGGGCCGAATGGTGCGGACCCTGCAAGATGATTGCGCCGGTGCTTGAACAGATCGCCGTCGAAACCAAGGGCAAGCTGAAGATCGTCAAGCTGAATGTCGACGAAAACCCGGGTACGCCGCCGAAGTTCGCGATTCGCGGCATCCCGACGTTGATCCTGTTCAAGAATGGCGCGCCTGCCGCCACCCAGGTTGGTGCCGTGCACAAGGCCCAGCTCGCCGCGTTCGTCCAGCCCCATCTGGCGACCGCCTGA
- a CDS encoding DEAD/DEAH box helicase gives MQASLDATASEAARPQHLSDTSFDSLPLHETLKSSLAAMGYSHCTPIQAATLPLALQGKDLAGQAQTGTGKTAAFLLATMHHLLTQPRIGEEGQPRAYILAPTRELALQIYNDALQLGAHTGLKLAALYGGTGYDTQKSAIAEGVDILIGTPGRMIDFFKQGLYKLNGIEVLVLDEADRMFDLGFIADIRFLMRRMPRPGSRLNYLFSATLSHRVLELAYEHMNSPERIEIEPDQVTAERVRQSLIHVANEDKLPMLVGLMRHHAPIRTLVFVNTKRGAEDVEAALKANGFNAGVLSGDVPQNKRERLLGEFKLGELPVLVATDVAARGLHIPEVSHVINFDLPQDGEDYVHRIGRTARAGASGDAISLCCETWVYSLPIIEKAIGMRIPQSLNPDDLMPQDYIKPKHVHRDRSGAPPRRDGGRPGGGRPGGGGGRPRSTRPVR, from the coding sequence ATGCAAGCCTCGTTAGACGCCACTGCTTCAGAAGCCGCGCGTCCCCAGCACTTAAGCGACACCTCCTTCGACAGCCTGCCGCTGCACGAAACCCTGAAGTCGAGCCTCGCGGCGATGGGTTACTCCCATTGCACGCCGATCCAGGCCGCGACCCTGCCGCTGGCGTTGCAGGGCAAGGATCTCGCAGGTCAGGCGCAGACCGGCACCGGCAAGACGGCGGCCTTCCTGCTGGCGACCATGCATCACTTGCTGACTCAGCCGCGCATCGGCGAAGAAGGTCAGCCGCGCGCCTACATCCTGGCGCCGACCCGTGAGCTGGCGCTGCAGATCTATAACGATGCGCTGCAACTCGGTGCCCACACCGGCCTGAAGCTCGCCGCCCTGTACGGCGGTACCGGCTATGACACCCAGAAGAGCGCGATCGCCGAAGGCGTCGACATCCTGATCGGCACGCCGGGCCGGATGATCGATTTCTTCAAGCAGGGCCTCTACAAGCTCAACGGCATCGAAGTGCTGGTGCTCGACGAAGCGGATCGCATGTTCGATCTCGGTTTCATCGCCGATATCCGCTTCCTGATGCGGCGCATGCCGCGCCCGGGTTCGCGCTTGAACTACCTGTTCTCGGCAACGCTGTCGCACCGCGTCCTGGAACTCGCTTACGAGCACATGAACAGCCCGGAGCGGATCGAGATCGAGCCTGATCAGGTCACTGCCGAGCGCGTGCGCCAATCGCTGATCCACGTCGCCAACGAAGACAAGCTGCCGATGCTGGTTGGCCTGATGCGCCATCACGCGCCGATTCGCACGCTGGTGTTCGTCAACACCAAGCGCGGTGCCGAAGACGTCGAAGCGGCACTCAAGGCCAACGGCTTCAACGCCGGCGTGCTGTCCGGCGACGTCCCGCAGAACAAGCGTGAGCGCCTGCTCGGCGAGTTCAAGCTCGGCGAACTGCCGGTGCTGGTGGCGACCGATGTCGCCGCTCGCGGCCTGCACATTCCCGAGGTGTCGCACGTCATCAATTTCGATCTGCCGCAGGACGGCGAGGATTACGTGCACCGCATTGGCCGCACGGCGCGCGCCGGCGCGTCGGGTGACGCGATCTCGCTGTGCTGCGAGACCTGGGTCTACTCGCTGCCGATCATCGAGAAAGCCATCGGCATGCGCATTCCGCAGTCGCTGAATCCAGACGATCTGATGCCGCAGGACTACATCAAGCCGAAGCACGTGCACCGCGATCGCAGCGGTGCGCCGCCGCGTCGCGATGGCGGTCGTCCGGGCGGCGGTCGTCCTGGCGGTGGTGGTGGACGTCCGCGCTCGACGCGTCCTGTTCGCTAA